From one Bifidobacterium sp. WK012_4_13 genomic stretch:
- the metG gene encoding methionine--tRNA ligase, whose amino-acid sequence MSHILVSVAWPYANGPRHIGHVAGFGVPSDVYARYERMKGNDVLMVSGTDEHGTPILVQAEAEGVSAQELADRYSRVISKDLCDLGLSYDLFTRTTTGNHEHVVQEMFEQCLKNGYIYKGTQKVAISPSTGRTLPDRYIEGTCPICGASGARGDQCDNCGNELDPDELIDPVSKINGETPIFKETEHFFLDLPALAEANLAWLKTRKGWRTNVINFSLGLFKEVKPRAITRDIDWGIPIPVDGWIDNPNKRLYVWFDAVIGYLSASIEWARRQGDPDAWRAWWNDEDAPGYYFMGKDNITFHSQIWPSELLAYNGEGSKGGEAGEFGKLNLPQEVVASEFLSMEGKKFSSSRGIVIYVKDILARYQVDAVRYYISIAGPETSDADFTWSEFVRHNNEELASSWGNLVNRVANLLFKHFGAIPEVDESTLSDEDTALLEESAKAFDTVGDLIERHRQKAALGEAMRIVGEINRYISAEEPWKIKDDEDRVACILHTAAQAVSDANVLLAPFLPHSAQKVFETMGGKGTFSPLPHLEQVHDLDKPEFEYQIITGTYKLGVNVHPWKREPLVDGTPISKPSPIFQKIPKEAVQEELDRFQSELDARRVKEAERLAKAKADLAKEKEKTQEA is encoded by the coding sequence ATGAGTCATATCCTTGTTTCGGTCGCTTGGCCGTATGCTAATGGTCCACGTCATATAGGTCATGTCGCCGGTTTCGGAGTGCCGTCCGACGTGTATGCGCGCTACGAGCGCATGAAAGGCAATGACGTCCTGATGGTTTCCGGCACAGACGAGCATGGAACCCCGATTCTCGTTCAGGCGGAGGCCGAGGGCGTGAGCGCGCAGGAGCTCGCCGATCGCTACAGCCGTGTCATATCGAAGGACCTGTGTGACTTGGGTTTGAGCTACGACCTGTTCACCAGAACGACGACTGGCAATCACGAGCATGTCGTGCAGGAGATGTTCGAACAGTGCCTGAAAAACGGATACATATATAAAGGGACGCAGAAGGTCGCCATTTCGCCATCGACAGGGCGCACGCTACCAGACCGCTACATCGAGGGAACGTGCCCGATCTGCGGGGCGTCCGGCGCTCGAGGCGACCAGTGCGATAACTGTGGCAATGAGCTTGACCCCGATGAACTGATCGACCCCGTGTCCAAGATCAACGGCGAAACTCCCATCTTCAAGGAAACGGAGCACTTCTTCCTTGACCTTCCGGCACTTGCCGAGGCAAACCTTGCATGGCTGAAAACCCGCAAGGGTTGGAGAACCAACGTCATCAACTTCTCACTCGGCCTGTTCAAGGAAGTGAAGCCACGCGCGATAACCCGCGACATTGATTGGGGCATTCCCATCCCCGTGGATGGCTGGATCGACAACCCCAACAAGCGCCTGTATGTGTGGTTCGATGCCGTGATCGGCTATCTTTCAGCTTCCATCGAGTGGGCGCGTCGCCAAGGAGACCCTGATGCATGGCGTGCATGGTGGAATGATGAGGATGCGCCCGGCTACTATTTCATGGGCAAGGACAACATCACCTTCCATTCCCAGATCTGGCCATCCGAGCTGCTGGCATACAACGGCGAGGGTTCCAAGGGTGGCGAAGCCGGAGAGTTCGGAAAGCTCAACCTCCCGCAGGAAGTCGTGGCAAGCGAGTTCCTCTCCATGGAAGGCAAGAAGTTCAGCTCTTCGCGGGGCATCGTCATCTATGTCAAGGACATTCTTGCACGGTATCAGGTGGATGCCGTGCGCTACTACATATCGATCGCAGGTCCTGAAACTTCGGATGCCGACTTCACATGGTCCGAGTTCGTGCGCCATAACAATGAAGAGCTTGCTTCGAGCTGGGGCAATCTGGTCAATCGCGTGGCGAATCTGCTGTTCAAGCATTTCGGCGCAATCCCAGAGGTCGATGAATCGACACTCAGCGACGAAGACACCGCATTGCTCGAAGAGAGCGCGAAGGCCTTCGACACTGTCGGGGATCTGATCGAGCGCCATCGGCAGAAGGCGGCCTTGGGCGAGGCGATGCGCATCGTCGGTGAAATCAACAGGTATATCTCCGCCGAAGAACCTTGGAAGATAAAGGACGATGAAGACCGTGTGGCCTGCATTCTTCACACGGCGGCTCAGGCCGTAAGCGACGCGAACGTGCTTCTTGCGCCTTTCCTGCCTCATTCCGCTCAGAAGGTATTCGAGACGATGGGTGGCAAGGGCACGTTCTCGCCATTGCCGCATCTCGAGCAGGTCCATGACCTGGATAAGCCTGAATTCGAGTATCAGATCATAACCGGCACATACAAGCTTGGCGTGAACGTGCATCCTTGGAAGCGCGAGCCTTTGGTCGATGGGACGCCCATCTCCAAGCCATCCCCGATTTTCCAGAAGATTCCCAAAGAAGCCGTTCAAGAGGAACTCGACAGATTCCAGTCCGAGCTCGATGCCAGACGAGTGAAGGAGGCTGAGCGCTTGGCCAAGGCCAAGGCGGATCTTGCGAAAGAGAAGGAGAAGACGCAGGAAGCGTGA
- the rsmI gene encoding 16S rRNA (cytidine(1402)-2'-O)-methyltransferase encodes MQTPNVQLSQDPAFQKGEESEYEDEDERSAGAAEAVSEGDLARIVPRGTLVLAATPIGNVSDASQRLKSLIEHADLVAAEDTRRLYDLANRLGLHVGGTVISYHDHNERDKADDILDQVESGACVLVVSDAGMPTINDPGLAVVRRAIERGLPVTCAPGPSAVLDALALSGLPTDRFCYEGFLPRRHSERVQHLRMLQSEQRTIVFYETLHRIADSIVDVLDAFGPNRRMALCRELTKDYEQIRRGTIGEIRQSIVDDPPRGEMVLVIAGASEDEAMAAAPSNLSAEDLAVLAIDRALEDGIRIKDAIAVVAQEHPLPDGSLPNRKQIYSAVLELKS; translated from the coding sequence ATGCAAACGCCCAATGTCCAATTATCACAAGACCCAGCCTTCCAGAAGGGAGAGGAAAGCGAATACGAAGATGAGGATGAACGCAGCGCAGGCGCTGCAGAAGCGGTATCCGAAGGGGATTTGGCGAGGATCGTTCCACGCGGGACCTTGGTTTTGGCCGCAACTCCCATCGGCAATGTATCTGACGCCTCACAGCGTCTGAAATCGCTTATCGAGCACGCTGATCTCGTTGCTGCCGAGGACACCCGCAGGCTGTATGACTTGGCGAACCGACTGGGCTTGCATGTGGGAGGAACCGTCATCTCATATCATGACCACAACGAGCGCGACAAGGCTGACGACATACTTGACCAGGTCGAATCCGGAGCATGCGTCTTGGTCGTTTCCGATGCGGGAATGCCGACGATCAACGATCCTGGATTGGCGGTCGTTCGACGGGCGATTGAGCGTGGACTGCCAGTCACGTGCGCTCCAGGTCCGAGTGCGGTTCTTGATGCCTTGGCGCTTTCGGGATTGCCGACCGACCGCTTCTGCTATGAAGGTTTTCTCCCAAGACGTCATTCCGAACGTGTTCAGCACTTGCGGATGTTGCAGTCCGAGCAGCGCACCATCGTTTTCTATGAGACGCTGCACCGCATCGCAGATTCGATCGTTGACGTTCTCGACGCCTTCGGCCCCAATCGGCGCATGGCGTTGTGCCGAGAGCTGACCAAGGACTACGAGCAGATACGGCGTGGGACCATAGGCGAGATTCGGCAGTCGATCGTTGACGATCCGCCTCGTGGTGAGATGGTGCTCGTCATCGCTGGCGCAAGTGAGGATGAGGCGATGGCCGCTGCGCCTTCGAATCTGTCGGCGGAGGATTTGGCGGTGCTGGCCATTGATCGCGCCTTGGAAGACGGCATCCGCATAAAGGATGCCATCGCCGTCGTCGCGCAGGAGCACCCATTGCCCGATGGTTCGCTGCCCAACCGCAAGCAGATTTATTCCGCAGTCCTGGAACTCAAGTCCTAG
- a CDS encoding dolichyl-phosphate-mannose--protein mannosyltransferase yields MRLRNKNTWGHASTVRKLSSFMPAAGSRAYAAYTWALSILMAVFGGILRFARLGSPHAIVFDETYYVKDAWTMLMTGEPRNWPKSVGINNTPIDTLFAHGDTQGWLQSAEYVVHPPIGKWMIAIGLKFFGGAGDAFAWRFSTAFVGTLAILVLCRVALRMFHNLPIALIAGFLLSIDGLGIVMSRTALLDNFIMIFVLMAFACLLIHKDKAYERLTAAYAQDSQRRSARFMPVLIRFGKNRGKTRLTLDARGPWIAFSWWRVGAAILLGLATGTKWSGIYFFAVFSVISVLWDAWNRREVGYRNWFSHGFLKDALPTAGFMLPIWAGTYLASWTGWFLHSDSYLHNWAADNPGQGVTWLPEGLRSFVEYHREMWDFHTTLDTPHSYMANPLTWPLQIRPTSFYWENVNGSPGLCALSPSSQCVVAVTSLGNPLLWWLGSLCVLVGIVIACFIKKGDWRILAVAAGFIGGWLPWAQYLHRTTFTFYSIVILPWIVLAICYVANWLRENVAAVNYRVSVGAVLVVLSIVSLFFYPIWTAMPVPYEFWLAHMWLPSWI; encoded by the coding sequence ATGCGTTTACGAAATAAAAACACTTGGGGACACGCTTCCACAGTGCGGAAGCTTTCATCATTCATGCCTGCCGCTGGATCGCGGGCGTATGCTGCGTATACCTGGGCATTGAGCATACTCATGGCTGTCTTTGGCGGAATACTGCGATTCGCACGCCTTGGATCGCCCCATGCCATCGTCTTCGACGAAACTTACTATGTCAAAGACGCCTGGACGATGCTGATGACCGGCGAACCAAGAAACTGGCCCAAGTCGGTTGGCATCAACAACACGCCCATTGACACCTTGTTCGCCCATGGAGATACGCAGGGCTGGCTGCAATCAGCCGAATACGTGGTGCATCCTCCAATAGGCAAATGGATGATTGCAATCGGCCTGAAATTCTTCGGCGGAGCAGGCGACGCATTCGCATGGCGCTTCTCCACGGCCTTCGTCGGAACGCTTGCGATCCTGGTCCTCTGCAGGGTTGCCCTGCGAATGTTCCATAACCTTCCCATTGCACTTATCGCGGGATTCCTGCTATCAATCGATGGTCTCGGCATCGTCATGAGCCGCACCGCCCTACTCGACAACTTCATCATGATCTTTGTGCTCATGGCCTTCGCATGCCTGCTGATTCACAAGGACAAGGCATATGAGCGGCTCACCGCGGCCTACGCGCAGGACTCCCAGCGTCGGAGTGCAAGATTCATGCCGGTTCTGATCCGTTTCGGCAAGAACCGGGGAAAAACCAGACTGACGCTCGATGCACGGGGACCGTGGATTGCCTTCTCATGGTGGCGTGTCGGCGCGGCCATTCTGCTCGGGCTTGCAACGGGAACCAAATGGTCGGGCATATACTTCTTTGCGGTCTTCTCCGTGATCTCAGTGCTGTGGGATGCGTGGAACCGTCGCGAGGTAGGATACCGCAACTGGTTCTCGCACGGATTCCTGAAGGACGCTCTTCCGACCGCTGGCTTCATGTTGCCGATCTGGGCTGGCACATACCTGGCTTCCTGGACGGGATGGTTCCTGCATTCGGACTCATATCTGCATAATTGGGCCGCGGACAACCCTGGCCAGGGCGTCACCTGGCTGCCGGAGGGTCTGAGATCGTTCGTCGAATACCACAGAGAGATGTGGGACTTCCACACCACTCTCGACACGCCGCACAGCTATATGGCGAACCCGCTCACATGGCCATTGCAGATACGCCCGACCAGCTTCTATTGGGAAAACGTCAACGGAAGCCCGGGACTATGCGCGCTGTCGCCCTCGTCGCAATGCGTCGTTGCCGTGACTTCATTGGGCAATCCGTTGCTATGGTGGCTTGGATCATTGTGCGTCCTGGTCGGAATCGTGATCGCTTGCTTCATCAAGAAAGGCGATTGGAGAATACTGGCCGTTGCGGCTGGCTTCATCGGAGGATGGCTGCCTTGGGCGCAGTATTTGCACCGGACCACCTTCACCTTCTATTCAATAGTGATCTTGCCCTGGATCGTGCTGGCGATCTGCTATGTCGCCAACTGGCTCAGAGAGAACGTCGCCGCGGTCAACTACCGGGTCAGCGTCGGCGCGGTCCTGGTCGTGCTTTCGATCGTCTCTCTGTTCTTCTACCCAATATGGACTGCCATGCCAGTGCCATACGAATTCTGGCTTGCCCATATGTGGCTGCCGAGCTGGATATGA
- a CDS encoding ABC transporter permease has product MRSASFANVGQLLRINLHDDWLKITLWVVGLVAVIAAAAAKFGDLYGTEAAMKAIVETLRTPSMVAMFGPFFGTEPYRSAMIYGSEMTVFMGMFSAMMNIHIAVGATRAQEDRGTVELVLSRSTGRQSPLLAAILELAAVNLIAGVLESLGLMAASVPGSDASGDWLFGLSLAAFGMMFGTFTLLIAQLASNARGTTMVSYLLLAALYVLRMVTDVQRPQWTRWTVYGWIELTKPYVGNDWMPVLWMAAVCVLMLLVTVPLASVKDLGAGLIPARAGRGAASMLLRGPMSLLVRLERVSAVIWILGMFVLGASYGSIFGTVGDLASSSGVLGNFLAGTSKAAGIHAIVLSLSGTLTSIFAVVVSIPAILVILRLNADEGKGYLEMLHAKRLSRRHLSLVFLIFAAFIGTVCLAAAVLGLGLVGNQAMDQPIALSTYMRGFLGFWPAVMVVCAMAALLSGCAPRFQKVIWIVPVYGFMSLYLADLMNLPKWTRRLSPYGWVNSVPAGTVDWATFSWMTGLSLVLCVIAIECYRRRDLVLG; this is encoded by the coding sequence ATGCGCAGCGCTAGCTTTGCGAATGTCGGTCAGCTGCTACGCATCAATCTGCATGATGATTGGCTGAAAATCACGCTGTGGGTCGTCGGTCTCGTCGCAGTGATCGCTGCGGCGGCGGCCAAGTTCGGCGATCTCTATGGCACCGAAGCCGCCATGAAGGCCATAGTCGAAACCTTGAGGACCCCTTCGATGGTGGCAATGTTCGGACCGTTCTTCGGCACTGAGCCGTATCGCAGTGCAATGATCTATGGCAGCGAGATGACCGTCTTCATGGGCATGTTCTCCGCGATGATGAACATTCACATCGCAGTCGGTGCCACTCGCGCACAGGAAGACCGCGGAACCGTGGAACTTGTTCTGTCGCGATCCACAGGCAGGCAGAGCCCGCTGCTTGCGGCGATCCTTGAACTTGCAGCCGTCAACCTGATTGCCGGGGTCCTTGAAAGCCTCGGCCTCATGGCTGCCTCGGTCCCAGGTTCGGATGCTTCGGGAGACTGGCTCTTTGGGCTTTCGCTCGCTGCGTTCGGCATGATGTTCGGCACCTTCACGCTGCTTATCGCTCAGCTCGCCAGCAATGCGCGAGGCACGACCATGGTGAGCTATCTTCTTCTCGCGGCCCTCTACGTCCTGCGAATGGTGACCGACGTTCAGCGTCCACAGTGGACTCGATGGACGGTCTATGGGTGGATCGAGCTTACCAAGCCCTATGTGGGCAATGACTGGATGCCAGTGCTGTGGATGGCCGCAGTGTGCGTCCTGATGCTTCTGGTCACGGTCCCGCTTGCCTCGGTCAAGGATCTTGGTGCTGGATTGATTCCAGCGAGGGCTGGGCGGGGCGCTGCGAGCATGCTTCTGCGAGGACCGATGAGCCTGCTCGTCCGCTTGGAGCGGGTGAGCGCGGTGATTTGGATTCTGGGCATGTTCGTTCTTGGTGCAAGCTATGGCTCGATCTTTGGAACGGTCGGAGATCTGGCTTCATCCAGCGGCGTCCTTGGGAACTTTCTGGCAGGCACCTCCAAGGCTGCGGGCATTCATGCAATCGTGCTGTCCCTGTCAGGTACGCTGACGAGCATCTTTGCAGTCGTGGTCTCCATTCCTGCGATTTTGGTGATACTCCGTCTCAACGCTGACGAAGGCAAGGGGTATTTGGAGATGCTTCATGCGAAGCGCCTATCTCGTCGGCATCTCAGCCTTGTCTTTCTGATCTTCGCAGCTTTCATAGGTACAGTCTGCCTTGCAGCCGCAGTGCTGGGCTTGGGACTCGTCGGCAATCAGGCAATGGACCAGCCCATCGCGCTGTCCACATACATGCGTGGATTCCTTGGCTTCTGGCCTGCCGTAATGGTTGTCTGCGCTATGGCTGCACTGCTTTCAGGGTGCGCTCCACGCTTCCAGAAAGTGATATGGATCGTCCCAGTATATGGATTCATGTCCCTATATCTCGCAGACCTGATGAATCTGCCGAAGTGGACTCGCCGCCTTTCACCATATGGCTGGGTGAATTCCGTTCCTGCCGGAACCGTCGATTGGGCGACGTTCTCTTGGATGACCGGTCTCAGTCTGGTTCTCTGCGTGATTGCGATCGAATGCTATCGAAGGCGGGACCTTGTGCTCGGCTGA
- a CDS encoding ATP-binding cassette domain-containing protein: MTDVVTVENLGKKFGRFQALRRVGFSVRTGETFGFIGPNGAGKSTTIRILLGMLKADEGRAEIFGQDAWNDAVDIHRRVAYVPGDVFLWPNLTGGEIIDTLLRLNGERHSSRTDDLIREFNLDATKKSRTYSKGNRQKVALVAAFSSNADLYVFDEPTSGLDPLMIGIFENHVLALKDAGKSVLLSSHILSEVERICDRIGIVRKGEIIEEGTLDEMRQFSRSIIRARTAQPLDRIGSLPFVSHFDAKSENEAVFSVDSDSIANLIAAIQPLGITSFESTPPTLEDLFMRYYNETPSDGPSSSDSRPAATESRNMESHDHAQR, encoded by the coding sequence ATGACTGATGTGGTAACGGTTGAGAATCTTGGGAAAAAATTCGGCAGATTTCAAGCCCTGAGAAGGGTGGGCTTCTCGGTTCGCACAGGAGAGACATTTGGCTTCATAGGTCCCAATGGTGCTGGAAAATCAACCACCATCCGGATTCTTCTTGGCATGCTGAAGGCGGACGAAGGAAGAGCTGAGATCTTCGGCCAGGACGCATGGAACGATGCCGTTGACATTCATCGTCGTGTCGCATATGTTCCCGGAGACGTGTTCCTCTGGCCGAATCTCACCGGGGGAGAGATCATCGACACACTGCTCAGGCTCAATGGCGAACGCCACAGTTCAAGGACCGATGACCTGATTCGTGAATTCAACCTCGACGCCACCAAGAAATCGAGAACATATTCCAAGGGCAATAGGCAGAAGGTTGCGCTGGTCGCGGCATTCTCAAGCAATGCCGATCTCTATGTCTTCGATGAACCCACCAGCGGCCTTGATCCGTTGATGATCGGCATCTTCGAAAATCATGTCCTCGCCTTGAAGGATGCGGGCAAAAGTGTTCTGCTATCCTCGCATATCCTGAGCGAAGTGGAACGGATATGCGACCGAATCGGCATCGTTCGCAAGGGTGAGATCATCGAGGAAGGCACGCTTGACGAGATGAGGCAGTTCAGCCGCAGCATCATCCGAGCCAGGACTGCTCAGCCGCTCGATCGCATCGGTTCGTTGCCATTCGTGTCGCACTTCGATGCGAAGTCAGAGAATGAGGCCGTGTTCTCGGTCGACTCCGACTCGATTGCGAATCTGATAGCCGCGATTCAGCCGCTTGGCATCACATCCTTCGAAAGCACGCCGCCGACCTTGGAAGATCTATTCATGAGGTATTACAACGAGACCCCGTCCGATGGGCCCTCCTCATCAGACAGCCGCCCTGCTGCCACGGAGTCACGAAACATGGAATCGCACGACCATGCGCAGCGCTAG
- a CDS encoding VTT domain-containing protein, whose translation MAVIRWFIELLKDPRSAIASWIALGLVPTYSFIFLIVFIETGIVFMPFLPGDSLLFAAGVFTHDPKSGMTLAVLLPVVWIAPILGDQSNFFIGHFFGRKIIESGKVKALTPERIAKTESMIQKWGPLAVFLGRFFPIIRTFMPFISGISGMSWSRFTPYSVLGGLVWSSLFTFLGYFFGGIPAVQKHFELVIILILAVSLLPTVIGLFKARFGKKKTASHAK comes from the coding sequence ATGGCTGTCATCCGTTGGTTTATCGAATTGCTGAAGGATCCCAGAAGCGCGATTGCATCATGGATTGCCCTTGGCCTGGTGCCAACGTATTCGTTCATTTTTCTGATTGTCTTTATCGAGACGGGCATAGTGTTCATGCCTTTCCTGCCAGGTGATTCACTGCTGTTTGCCGCAGGTGTGTTCACACATGATCCGAAGAGTGGCATGACACTCGCTGTGCTTCTTCCAGTGGTGTGGATCGCACCCATTCTTGGCGATCAAAGCAATTTCTTCATCGGGCATTTCTTCGGACGCAAGATCATCGAATCCGGCAAGGTCAAGGCGCTCACACCGGAAAGAATCGCCAAGACAGAGAGCATGATTCAAAAATGGGGTCCGCTTGCCGTCTTTCTTGGCCGTTTCTTCCCCATCATCAGAACCTTCATGCCATTCATCTCAGGAATTTCAGGCATGTCATGGTCACGCTTCACGCCATACAGTGTGCTTGGGGGTCTCGTCTGGTCAAGCCTGTTCACCTTCCTGGGCTACTTCTTTGGCGGCATACCTGCCGTTCAGAAGCATTTTGAGCTGGTCATCATCCTGATTCTCGCAGTCTCCCTCCTGCCCACGGTTATCGGCCTTTTCAAGGCAAGATTTGGGAAGAAGAAGACGGCCTCGCACGCCAAGTGA
- a CDS encoding dimethylarginine dimethylaminohydrolase family protein, with protein sequence MIQIANPSDIGKLHEAIVGPYKTYNWWNLIWGSLRYPDLASLRYVENNTVRVPNHDIARRQHDKLVQTLVDSGVKVHTLASLPDVDIQLYPRDIAFAVDDTIFLSRSRDPIRKKEQRALEPYLTEFSKVERIESGHIEGGDVMVTDDVVFVGLSEATNLQGISALRACFSRAGIDREIVPIEFSGRGVVHLDTKFTMVGPKLGYIHSSSLTPYSRSQIASRFELIEANDVEARSLMVNTVALAPDRIIIDSRARRLADALRAHDVEPVPLDFSEVTKFPGGFRCATLPLCRDNVK encoded by the coding sequence ATGATTCAGATTGCAAACCCCAGCGATATCGGTAAGCTGCACGAGGCGATAGTCGGTCCATACAAGACATATAACTGGTGGAACCTGATCTGGGGGTCTCTGCGCTACCCGGATCTGGCAAGCCTTCGATATGTCGAGAACAATACGGTTCGCGTGCCCAATCATGACATCGCGCGACGTCAGCATGACAAGCTCGTGCAGACCCTGGTCGATTCCGGCGTCAAGGTCCATACCCTCGCATCGCTGCCGGACGTTGACATTCAGCTGTATCCGAGGGACATCGCGTTTGCGGTCGATGACACGATCTTCCTGTCCCGTTCGCGCGATCCAATCAGGAAGAAGGAGCAGAGGGCTCTCGAACCGTATCTCACCGAGTTCTCGAAGGTCGAGAGAATCGAGTCCGGTCATATCGAGGGTGGCGATGTGATGGTGACCGACGACGTCGTCTTCGTCGGTCTGAGCGAGGCAACGAATCTTCAGGGAATCAGCGCGCTGAGGGCATGCTTCTCACGCGCCGGCATCGACCGGGAGATAGTCCCGATCGAGTTCTCAGGCCGCGGAGTCGTGCATCTCGACACGAAGTTCACGATGGTGGGGCCGAAGCTCGGATACATCCATTCATCGTCGCTGACGCCATATTCGCGCAGCCAGATAGCCTCGCGCTTCGAACTGATCGAGGCCAACGACGTCGAGGCCCGCTCGCTGATGGTCAACACAGTCGCGCTCGCACCAGACCGCATCATCATCGATTCGCGGGCAAGGCGACTGGCCGATGCGCTTCGGGCGCACGACGTCGAGCCGGTTCCCTTGGACTTCTCGGAAGTCACGAAGTTCCCCGGAGGCTTCCGCTGTGCAACGCTTCCGCTGTGCAGGGATAACGTCAAGTAG
- a CDS encoding TetR/AcrR family transcriptional regulator produces MSKIVNHSARRLEIVDACLRVVSRVGLSGATTREIAKEAGVSHGIISHYFNGKNEILRAALQRSYQQLADRIDANLNGLSGLEALQRAVYDALPVDEEGRIGEQIELAFWAYAIGNPELAEERWRSYTEWRRALELLIRGAQAQEHLAGPDPSLVAETIISALDGLGAQVAMYPDRIPAERMVEIMDALLAGFGFVTTKNT; encoded by the coding sequence ATGAGCAAGATCGTCAATCACTCGGCACGCCGACTGGAAATCGTCGACGCGTGTCTCAGGGTGGTATCGAGAGTCGGGCTTTCAGGGGCGACGACACGCGAGATCGCAAAGGAGGCTGGGGTCTCCCATGGGATCATCTCGCATTATTTCAACGGGAAGAACGAAATATTGCGAGCCGCATTGCAACGTTCATACCAGCAGCTTGCCGATCGCATCGACGCGAATCTCAATGGCCTGTCCGGTCTGGAAGCACTGCAACGAGCGGTGTATGACGCTCTTCCAGTCGATGAGGAAGGCCGGATTGGAGAGCAGATCGAGCTTGCATTCTGGGCATATGCAATCGGGAATCCCGAATTGGCAGAGGAGCGCTGGCGCTCATACACCGAGTGGAGACGCGCGCTCGAACTGCTGATCAGAGGCGCGCAGGCCCAGGAACATCTTGCCGGTCCCGATCCATCCCTTGTGGCAGAGACGATCATTTCGGCGCTCGATGGACTCGGCGCGCAGGTCGCGATGTATCCCGATCGCATCCCCGCGGAACGCATGGTCGAGATCATGGATGCCCTGCTTGCCGGTTTCGGCTTCGTTACGACCAAGAACACATGA
- a CDS encoding MFS transporter has product MESTVTARPVIGRAYYPALVAASTSMWAIILGPVLSTIPNQVDSIAPGNKVFGLALVTGIAGIVGIVTNPLIGHLSDITRTRFGRRIPWLVAGLAVILPVSIIIGHSKSIAELALWWTLLQVGANMLMAPTSATIPDVVPERRRGMASACLGIAAAAAPVLGTGIQTLVSSPSLVYMILGGLICLAQLCFIATLRNDHTLPQAHPRTRRRIRWEHLIPRSKDFWLVCAHRILFGLGQNMALAYLFYYLQDVIHYAAQHPGQTTDDGVLLLTAIYAPCVIVAAIFAGSLTDRTGRFTWCLVTATLVFAVGAVLGAVTASWIGVIVLAVLTGLGYGAYASTSMAMAVHLLPDGERRARDLSLINVADLSAIALGPILAAAGISLSGYSAVFIASGILVVVSGVIVTAIKGAH; this is encoded by the coding sequence ATGGAGAGCACAGTGACGGCTCGGCCTGTCATCGGACGCGCATACTATCCCGCACTCGTGGCCGCCAGCACCAGCATGTGGGCAATCATCCTCGGCCCGGTCCTGAGCACGATTCCCAATCAGGTCGACAGCATCGCACCAGGGAACAAGGTGTTCGGACTCGCTCTCGTAACAGGCATCGCTGGCATCGTCGGCATCGTCACGAATCCACTCATCGGACATCTGAGCGATATCACCAGAACCCGTTTCGGTCGTCGAATCCCATGGTTGGTGGCCGGATTGGCGGTCATCCTTCCCGTATCGATCATCATCGGTCATTCGAAATCGATCGCCGAGCTCGCTCTGTGGTGGACCCTGCTCCAAGTGGGCGCGAACATGCTCATGGCTCCGACATCGGCCACCATACCCGACGTGGTTCCCGAACGGCGCAGAGGCATGGCATCGGCATGCCTGGGAATCGCCGCCGCGGCAGCCCCCGTCCTAGGGACCGGCATTCAGACCCTGGTCTCATCGCCAAGCCTGGTATACATGATTCTTGGCGGGCTGATCTGCCTCGCACAGCTATGCTTCATCGCCACGCTTCGCAATGACCACACCCTCCCACAGGCCCACCCCAGAACGAGAAGACGCATTCGCTGGGAACACCTGATTCCACGCAGCAAGGATTTCTGGCTGGTCTGCGCGCACCGGATTCTTTTCGGCCTCGGGCAGAACATGGCACTCGCCTATCTGTTCTACTATCTTCAGGATGTCATTCACTATGCCGCGCAGCACCCCGGCCAGACAACGGACGACGGAGTGCTGCTGCTGACCGCGATATATGCGCCATGCGTCATCGTCGCCGCCATATTCGCGGGCTCGCTGACTGACAGAACCGGCCGCTTCACCTGGTGTCTGGTGACCGCCACACTCGTATTCGCGGTGGGAGCGGTGCTTGGTGCGGTGACCGCCAGCTGGATTGGGGTAATCGTCCTGGCTGTGCTCACCGGACTGGGGTATGGGGCATATGCGTCCACAAGCATGGCAATGGCAGTCCATCTGCTCCCCGACGGCGAACGCCGAGCCCGCGACCTGAGCCTGATCAACGTCGCCGACCTGAGTGCAATCGCACTGGGACCGATCCTTGCAGCGGCAGGCATCTCCCTATCCGGCTACTCGGCGGTGTTCATAGCCTCAGGAATTCTGGTGGTCGTCAGCGGAGTCATCGTCACAGCCATCAAGGGCGCCCACTGA